One window of the Mangifera indica cultivar Alphonso unplaced genomic scaffold, CATAS_Mindica_2.1 Un_0020, whole genome shotgun sequence genome contains the following:
- the LOC123205964 gene encoding WPP domain-interacting tail-anchored protein 1-like isoform X2, protein MDTDMDRETNVSVVVNVGDPEAELNGVDLFEGMSSNGEVVGDLGSASEVISRVELDIACYSEKLVNLDILMMYVATRENEFEAFASDREHILADSPEKALEFDFLSGILDSEVRELENFMNALEVDIINARELISSFRHLGRTSMKMEEKLLDSENSLKQSREQIFEIKKQSAQFHRTLSYLDEEGNWNGGKGTNFSKGNQVLNANAKIKMQTAEQQRHFLRMLEKSLAREMDLEKKFAESRQIDEELKLRLISLAREMEEEAINACERLFEAENIAEILKGTSKELLGQLQLVRFNMNGSIQRETELRSKLNSSMEQLEVKENALLKLESRNAKLNDLLLVQTGRSKEAEDKLSLANSENFTLREKVDSLEKQLKEGQHKVDSLDRQMRESDIQLQHAVASAEASQEKQIMLYSTIRDMENLIEDLKLKVSKADNRADNAEDKLIVLSETNAGLTEKLRFLRDRLECVEASLHQVEETKLATAKDIAIQTKVITDLLMRLAIERERLHQQISSLTLENKAMAVKLQQTNKDPGILMHDSTIASVTESKEEVTELSAAISEL, encoded by the exons ATGGATACTGATATGGACAGGGAAACAAATGTCTCTGTTGTTGTCAATGTTGGTGATCCGGAGGCTGAATTGAATGGAGTTGACTTATTTGAAGGGATGTCATCTAATGGTGAGGTGGTCGGTGACCTAGGAAGTGCCAGCGAGGTTATAAGCAGAGTGGAATTAGATATAGCTTGTTATTCAGAGAAATTAGTGAACTTAGATATACTTATGATGTATGTGGCAACCagagaaaatgaatttgaagcATTTGCTTCAGACAGAGAGCATATTCTGGCTGATTCCCCTGAGAAGGCTCTGGAATTTGATTTCTTATCTGGAATACTAGATTCAGAGGTTAGAGAACTTGAAAATTTCATGAATGCTCTTGAAGTAGATATTATCAATGCCCGTGAGCTCATATCTTCATTTAGGCACTTGGGAAGAACTTCCATGAAAATGGAAGAGAAGTTATTAGATTCTGAAAATTCATTGAAGCAATCACGGGAACAGATATTCGAAATTAAAAAGCAATCTGCCCAGTTTCATAGGACCTTGTCATATCTTGATGAAGAAGGAAATT GGAATGGTGGCAAGGGTACAAACTTTTCAAAAGGTAATCAAGTGCTGAATGcaaatgcaaaaataaaaatgcaaactGCTGAACAACAAAGGCATTTTTTGAGAATGTTAGAAAAATCTTTGGCAAGAGAGATGGATCTTGAAAAGAAGTTTGCTGAATCAAGACAAATTGATGAGGAGCTGAAATTGAGACTAATCTCTTTGGCAAGAGAGATGGAAGAAGAAGCTATAAATGCTTGTGAAAGGTTGTTTGAGGCAGAGAACATTGCTGAGATCCTGAAGGGAACTTCTAAAGAATTACTTGGTCAACTCCAGCTTGTTCGGTTCAATATGAATGGTTCAATTCAACGAGAAACTGAGCTAAGGTCAAAACTTAATAGTTCAATGGAACAGTTGGAAGTAAAAGAGAATGCCTTGCTGAAGCTAGAAAGCAGAAATGCAAAACTCAATGACTTGCTTCTAGTACAGACAGGCCGCTCAAAGGAAGCTGAAGATAAATTAAGTCTTGCCAATTCTGAGAACTTCACTTTGAGGGAGAAGGTAGACTCACTTGAGAAGCAGCTAAAAGAAGGGCAGCATAAGGTAGATTCTCTTGATCGGCAAATGAGGGAAAGTGATATTCAGCTACAGCACGCTGTTGCATCTGCTGAAGCTAGCCAGGAGAAGCAAATTATGCTGTATTCTACAATCAGAGATATGGAGAACTTAATTGAGGATCTGAAGTTGAAAGTTTCAAAAGCTGACAATCGTGCTGATAATGCGGAGGACAAGTTAATTGTATTATCTGAAACTAATGCTGGGCTAACTGagaaattaagatttttgagGGATAGACTTGAATGTGTGGAGGCATCTTTGCATCAAGTTGAGGAAACCAAGTTGGCAACTGCTAAGGACATTGCTATACAAACAAAAGTAATAACGGATCTGTTAATGCGACTGGCCATAGAAAGAGAGCGCCTTCATCAGCAG ATCTCTTCATTAACATTGGAGAATAAAGCCATGGCAGTGAAGTTGCAGCAGACTAACAAAGACCCTGGTATTCTTATGCATGATTCGACTATTGCTTCTGTGACAGAAAGTAAGGAAGAAGTAACTGAGTTGTCAGCTGCCATTTCCGAG CTCTGA
- the LOC123205964 gene encoding WPP domain-interacting tail-anchored protein 1-like isoform X1 — MDTDMDRETNVSVVVNVGDPEAELNGVDLFEGMSSNGEVVGDLGSASEVISRVELDIACYSEKLVNLDILMMYVATRENEFEAFASDREHILADSPEKALEFDFLSGILDSEVRELENFMNALEVDIINARELISSFRHLGRTSMKMEEKLLDSENSLKQSREQIFEIKKQSAQFHRTLSYLDEEGNWNGGKGTNFSKGNQVLNANAKIKMQTAEQQRHFLRMLEKSLAREMDLEKKFAESRQIDEELKLRLISLAREMEEEAINACERLFEAENIAEILKGTSKELLGQLQLVRFNMNGSIQRETELRSKLNSSMEQLEVKENALLKLESRNAKLNDLLLVQTGRSKEAEDKLSLANSENFTLREKVDSLEKQLKEGQHKVDSLDRQMRESDIQLQHAVASAEASQEKQIMLYSTIRDMENLIEDLKLKVSKADNRADNAEDKLIVLSETNAGLTEKLRFLRDRLECVEASLHQVEETKLATAKDIAIQTKVITDLLMRLAIERERLHQQISSLTLENKAMAVKLQQTNKDPGILMHDSTIASVTESKEEVTELSAAISEPENTQKNESIDKIEVAPVDLTSEHGTVRTIAAGILNYKHVFMALFIVLVSAAAYFFIKQNSQF; from the exons ATGGATACTGATATGGACAGGGAAACAAATGTCTCTGTTGTTGTCAATGTTGGTGATCCGGAGGCTGAATTGAATGGAGTTGACTTATTTGAAGGGATGTCATCTAATGGTGAGGTGGTCGGTGACCTAGGAAGTGCCAGCGAGGTTATAAGCAGAGTGGAATTAGATATAGCTTGTTATTCAGAGAAATTAGTGAACTTAGATATACTTATGATGTATGTGGCAACCagagaaaatgaatttgaagcATTTGCTTCAGACAGAGAGCATATTCTGGCTGATTCCCCTGAGAAGGCTCTGGAATTTGATTTCTTATCTGGAATACTAGATTCAGAGGTTAGAGAACTTGAAAATTTCATGAATGCTCTTGAAGTAGATATTATCAATGCCCGTGAGCTCATATCTTCATTTAGGCACTTGGGAAGAACTTCCATGAAAATGGAAGAGAAGTTATTAGATTCTGAAAATTCATTGAAGCAATCACGGGAACAGATATTCGAAATTAAAAAGCAATCTGCCCAGTTTCATAGGACCTTGTCATATCTTGATGAAGAAGGAAATT GGAATGGTGGCAAGGGTACAAACTTTTCAAAAGGTAATCAAGTGCTGAATGcaaatgcaaaaataaaaatgcaaactGCTGAACAACAAAGGCATTTTTTGAGAATGTTAGAAAAATCTTTGGCAAGAGAGATGGATCTTGAAAAGAAGTTTGCTGAATCAAGACAAATTGATGAGGAGCTGAAATTGAGACTAATCTCTTTGGCAAGAGAGATGGAAGAAGAAGCTATAAATGCTTGTGAAAGGTTGTTTGAGGCAGAGAACATTGCTGAGATCCTGAAGGGAACTTCTAAAGAATTACTTGGTCAACTCCAGCTTGTTCGGTTCAATATGAATGGTTCAATTCAACGAGAAACTGAGCTAAGGTCAAAACTTAATAGTTCAATGGAACAGTTGGAAGTAAAAGAGAATGCCTTGCTGAAGCTAGAAAGCAGAAATGCAAAACTCAATGACTTGCTTCTAGTACAGACAGGCCGCTCAAAGGAAGCTGAAGATAAATTAAGTCTTGCCAATTCTGAGAACTTCACTTTGAGGGAGAAGGTAGACTCACTTGAGAAGCAGCTAAAAGAAGGGCAGCATAAGGTAGATTCTCTTGATCGGCAAATGAGGGAAAGTGATATTCAGCTACAGCACGCTGTTGCATCTGCTGAAGCTAGCCAGGAGAAGCAAATTATGCTGTATTCTACAATCAGAGATATGGAGAACTTAATTGAGGATCTGAAGTTGAAAGTTTCAAAAGCTGACAATCGTGCTGATAATGCGGAGGACAAGTTAATTGTATTATCTGAAACTAATGCTGGGCTAACTGagaaattaagatttttgagGGATAGACTTGAATGTGTGGAGGCATCTTTGCATCAAGTTGAGGAAACCAAGTTGGCAACTGCTAAGGACATTGCTATACAAACAAAAGTAATAACGGATCTGTTAATGCGACTGGCCATAGAAAGAGAGCGCCTTCATCAGCAG ATCTCTTCATTAACATTGGAGAATAAAGCCATGGCAGTGAAGTTGCAGCAGACTAACAAAGACCCTGGTATTCTTATGCATGATTCGACTATTGCTTCTGTGACAGAAAGTAAGGAAGAAGTAACTGAGTTGTCAGCTGCCATTTCCGAG CCTGAGAATACTCAGAAAAATGAATCTATTGATAAGATTGAAGTGGCACCAGTTGACTTGACATCTGAGCATGGAACTGTCAGGACAATAGCTGCAGGAATTCTTAACTACAAGCATGTCTTCATGGCATTGTTTATTGTGCTAGTTTCTGCAGCAGCTTATTTCTTCATAAAACAGAACTCCCAATTTTGA
- the LOC123205963 gene encoding pentatricopeptide repeat-containing protein At3g02330, mitochondrial-like, which translates to MGNYLRVTSLLSESLYKPILISSFSSSAPEKLTKVPTKWETKAFSHIFQECTHQRVQNPGKQAHARMTVSGYKPRIFVTNCLIQMYIKCSNLGLAHRVFDLMPDRDVVSWNAVVFGYAACGEMEIASSLFEAMPERDVVSWNSLISGFLHAGDCLKVTCLFMAMGRSGVAYNRRSFAFVLRACSILEDYDMGVQVHDIAVKTGFDRDVDTGTALVDMYAKCKKLDDSLLLFREISEKNRVSWSSVITGCAQNDDFVKGLELFKEMQKEGIEASQSTYASLLKLSAGFSAFRLGTQLHAHALKNSFGSDVVIGTATLDMYAKCYDILDARKLFNALPNHDLQSYNAIIVGYVRNGQGYEALQLFSLLTKSGLGFNDTSLSGAFSACAMIKGYLEGLQLHGLAIKSSLTLNICVANAIIDMYGKCRALTEACRAFDEMERRDTVSWNAIIAAYEQNGNEEKPLSYFVSMLRARIEPDEFTYGSILKTCASQQALNYGMEIHNRAIKSGMGLNWFVGCALVDMYCKCGLTEEAEKIHNRMKERNIVSWNAIISGFSGEKQSENAQRYFSRMLEMGVKPDNFTYAIVLDTCANLATVGLGKQIHAQVIKEELQSDVYISRALIDMYSKCGNMQDSRIEFDKAPKENLMTWNAMISCYAQHGYGVDALEVFENMEHENVKPNHTTFVSVLRACAHMGLVEKGLYYFKIMLCKYDLDPQLEHYSCLVDILGRSGQVGKALKLIQEMPFGADDVIWRTLLSICKIQGDVDVAEEAANSILQMHPQDSSAHILLSNIYANAGMWDKVSYVRKMMRQNRLKKEPGCSWIEVKDEVLTFLVGDKAHPKCEKIYENLGLLNWEMKRAGYVPDAAFLLNESTEENKQQYESRIRMCNL; encoded by the coding sequence ATGGGAAATTATCTTCGTGTAACAAGTCTCTTATCAGAATCCCTATACAAACCAATATTAATCTCATCTTTCTCTTCATCAGCACCTGAAAAGCTAACAAAAGTCCCCACAAAATGGGAAACAAAAGCCTTCTCTCACATTTTCCAAGAGTGTACGCACCAACGAGTGCAAAACCCAGGTAAACAAGCCCATGCTCGCATGACTGTATCTGGATACAAGCCCAGAATCTTTGTCACCAATTGTTTAATCCAGATGTACATAAAATGCTCCAATTTAGGGCTTGCACACAGGGTGTTTGATCTAATGCCCGACAGGGATGTTGTTTCTTGGAATGCAGTGGTTTTTGGGTACGCTGCGTGTGGGGAAATGGAGATTGCAAGTTCATTATTTGAGGCGATGCCTGAAAGAGATGTAGTTTCATGGAATTCGTTGATTTCAGGGTTTCTGCACGCGGGGGATTGTCTCAAGGTGACTTGTTTGTTTATGGCGATGGGGAGATCAGGTGTGGCATATAATAGGAGaagttttgcttttgttttgagAGCATGCTCAATATTAGAGGACTATGATATGGGGGTTCAGGTTCACGACATTGCGGTGAAAACGGGTTTTGATAGGGATGTGGACACAGGGACTGCATTGGTAGATATGTATGCAAAGTGTAAGAAATTGGATGATTCGCTTTTGCTATTCCGTGAAATTTCTGAGAAGAATAGGGTTTCATGGAGTTCTGTAATAACTGGTTGTGCTCAGAATGATGACTTTGTCAAGGGTTTGGAATTATTCAAGGAGATGCAGAAGGAAGGAATTGAGGCTAGTCAATCTACTTATGCTAGTCTCCTCAAGTTGAGTGCAGGATTTTCTGCATTCAGGTTAGGTACTCAGTTGCATGCCCATGCTTTGAAGAACAGTTTTGGGTCGGATGTTGTTATTGGAACTGCCACTTTGGACATGTATGCAAAATGTTACGATATCCTAGATGCTCGAAAGTTGTTTAACGCATTACCCAACCATGATTTGCAATCTTACAATGCCATTATTGTTGGCTATGTACGAAATGGTCAAGGCTATGAAGCTTTGCAGTTATTTTCCCTTTTGACAAAGTCTGGTCTTGGATTCAATGATACAAGTTTATCAGGGGCATTTAGTGCTTGTGCAATGATTAAAGGGTATTTGGAGGGGCTTCAACTACATGGGCTTGCTATTAAGAGTTCTCTTACATTAAATATTTGTGTAGCAAATGCCATTATAGACATGTATGGTAAATGCAGAGCTCTGACTGAAGCTTGTCGTGCCTTTGATGAAATGGAAAGAAGGGATACTGTATCTTGGAATGCAATTATTGCTGCTTATGAGCAGAATGGAAATGAAGAGAAACCACTATCCTATTTTGTTTCAATGCTCCGTGCAAGGATTGAACCTGATGAGTTCACTTATGGCAGTATATTAAAAACTTGTGCCAGTCAGCAAGCTTTGAATTATGGCATGGAGATCCATAACAGAGCTATCAAATCAGGAATGGGGTTGAACTGGTTTGTTGGATGCGCACTTGTTGATATGTACTGCAAGTGTGGATTGACGGAGGAAGCTGAGAAGATCCACAAcagaatgaaagaaagaaatatagtTTCATGGAATGCAATAATTTCGGGATTCTCAGGAGAAAAACAAAGTGAAAATGCTCAGAGATATTTTTCGAGGATGTTGGAAATGGGTGTAAAGCCAGATAACTTCACTTATGCTATAGTTCTAGATACTTGTGCTAATTTGGCTACTGTTGGACTTGGCAAGCAAATTCATGCACAAGTAATTAAGGAAGAATTGCAGTCAGATGTTTATATATCCAGAGCTCTCATTGATATGTACTCAAAGTGTGGAAACATGCAAGACTCACGGATAGAATTTGATAAAGCACCAAAGGAGAACCTTATGACATGGAACGCCATGATTTCTTGCTATGCTCAGCATGGGTATGGAGTTGATGCCCTCGAGGTTTTTGAGAACATGGAACATGAAAATGTGAAGCCAAATCACACAACTTTTGTCTCAGTGCTCCGAGCTTGTGCTCACATGGGACTTGTTGAAAAAGGGCTGTACTACTTCAAGATAATGCTATGTAAATATGACTTAGATCCTCAGTTGGAGCATTATTCATGCTTGGTCGATATATTAGGAAGGTCAGGCCAAGTTGGCAAGGCTTTAAAACTAATTCAAGAGATGCCTTTTGGAGCCGATGATGTTATATGGAGAACTCTGCTTAGCATTTGTAAGATCCAAGGGGATGTTGATGTGGCAGAAGAGGCAGCCAATTCGATTTTGCAAATGCATCCACAGGACTCGTCCGCTCATATTCTACTATCAAATATTTATGCTAATGCCGGTATGTGGGACAAAGTTTCATATGTGAGGAAGATGATGAGGCAGAACAGGCTTAAAAAAGAGCCTGGTTGCAGCTGGATTGAGGTAAAAGATGAGGTGCTTACATTCCTTGTTGGGGACAAGGCTCATCCCAAATGTGAAAAGATATATGAGAATCTTGGTTTACTAAACTGGGAAATGAAGAGGGCTGGTTATGTGCCTGATGCAGCCTTTTTACTTAATGAGAGTACAGAAGAAAATAAGCAACAATATGAGTCCAGAATCAGGATGTGCAATCTATAG